From one Luteolibacter sp. SL250 genomic stretch:
- a CDS encoding DUF488 domain-containing protein: protein MKIHLKRVYEPSSREDGSRFLVDRIWPRGVSKKDLGSAVWLKEIAPSTELRKWFNHDPERWQEFRKRYLAELRSLDAPAGILRAALKEGPITLLHAARDEEHNHALVLRDFLLKSG from the coding sequence ATGAAGATCCACCTCAAACGGGTTTATGAACCTTCTTCCAGGGAAGATGGCAGCCGGTTCCTGGTAGACCGCATCTGGCCACGCGGGGTTTCCAAAAAGGATCTCGGCTCCGCCGTCTGGCTGAAGGAAATCGCCCCCTCCACGGAACTCCGCAAATGGTTCAACCATGATCCGGAACGCTGGCAGGAGTTCAGGAAACGCTACCTCGCTGAACTGCGTTCCTTGGACGCTCCGGCCGGGATCCTGAGAGCTGCGTTGAAGGAGGGCCCCATCACCCTCCTCCACGCCGCCCGGGACGAGGAACACAACCACGCGCTGGTGCTGCGGGATTTTCTTCTGAAAAGCGGCTGA
- a CDS encoding N-acetylmuramoyl-L-alanine amidase-like domain-containing protein: MIHKIAAVFLSLSACTTAVVAQKVGSPCPLRLPLDTVFKGEAKFHAMVAKAERENWRNLPLPQRTMRVARELVGVPYVNYTLEIDDRIESPSVNFAGMDCWTYYENSLAFARMLRYKPGPYKPQDMLHMIEVERYRNGTCTGGYLSRMHHLEEVFHDNQRRGLAENITRRIPGAVKIEREIREMTVQWKAYRYLKNNPSLVSPMGKIEAQVSRLPVHHVPKQNVRGIEKYLQDGDICAITTHSTFGYTSHVGLILRVKDRAYFCHATSDRDKGRMTIIDRPIADYVNGTAKHAGIIICRPNELVPSPLWKQNMAKQ, from the coding sequence ATGATCCATAAGATCGCCGCGGTTTTCCTCTCTCTCTCCGCCTGCACGACCGCCGTAGTGGCCCAGAAGGTGGGTTCCCCCTGCCCTCTCCGGCTGCCGCTCGACACTGTGTTCAAGGGTGAGGCGAAGTTCCACGCCATGGTGGCCAAGGCGGAGCGTGAGAACTGGCGGAACCTCCCGCTGCCACAACGGACGATGCGGGTGGCCCGGGAGCTGGTGGGTGTTCCCTACGTGAACTACACGCTGGAGATCGACGACAGGATCGAGTCACCCTCGGTGAATTTCGCGGGCATGGACTGCTGGACGTACTATGAGAACTCCCTGGCGTTCGCACGGATGCTCCGCTACAAGCCCGGCCCTTACAAGCCGCAGGACATGCTCCACATGATCGAAGTGGAACGCTACCGCAACGGCACTTGCACGGGTGGCTATCTCAGCCGCATGCACCATCTGGAGGAAGTCTTCCATGACAACCAGCGCCGCGGCCTGGCGGAGAACATCACCCGCCGCATCCCCGGAGCCGTAAAGATCGAACGGGAGATCCGCGAGATGACGGTCCAGTGGAAAGCCTACCGTTACCTGAAGAACAATCCGTCGCTCGTCAGCCCCATGGGCAAGATCGAGGCCCAAGTGTCCCGCCTGCCCGTCCACCACGTTCCGAAACAGAACGTCCGCGGGATCGAGAAATACCTCCAGGACGGGGATATCTGCGCCATCACCACCCACAGCACCTTCGGCTATACCTCCCACGTGGGCCTCATCCTGCGGGTGAAGGACCGTGCTTATTTCTGCCACGCCACCTCCGACCGTGACAAGGGGCGGATGACGATCATCGACCGCCCGATCGCGGACTACGTGAACGGCACCGCCAAACACGCCGGCATCATCATCTGCCGGCCGAACGAGCTGGTGCCATCGCCACTCTGGAAGCAGAACATGGCGAAGCAGTGA
- a CDS encoding glycogen/starch synthase produces the protein MSSLPKPEKPRILIVTPEITYLPPGMGNMAQRMSAKAGGLADVSASLVSALFELGADVHVAMPNYRRMFQGDVFNLHERELRKYHEVLPEAHIHLAEDRIFYYREHVYSNHAEEAMKIALVFQREVINNVVPRVRPDLIHCNDWMTALIPAMARRRGIKSLFTVHNIHTRQVSLAQVEETGIDAAEFWMNLYFSGAPSSYDHARSHVPVDLLTSGIFAAHFINTVSPRFLWEIVEGWHPMVPHTVRQELRHKYLAGCSDGILNAPDVSYNPLTDDSLALNFDDSDFVTGKAANKKALQLELGLEEDETAPIFFWPSRLDPVQKGPELLTNTLHRLVSEYWNRNFQVVVVADGPHQRWIHEIVERFNLHERVAVRNFEERLSRLAYAGSDFMLMPSLFEPCGLPQMTAPIYGSLPIVHATGGLYDTVRNLDANTSTGNGFRFDTYDARGFRWAIDEAMKFFALPAETRAREIGRVMRESLKEFSHKEVARRYIAIYEQMLARPLVEKEAGEEIKEIAEREAQMVQM, from the coding sequence ATGTCTTCGCTCCCCAAGCCCGAGAAGCCCCGTATTCTCATCGTCACCCCCGAAATCACCTATCTCCCCCCCGGCATGGGCAACATGGCCCAACGGATGTCGGCGAAAGCCGGTGGTCTGGCGGACGTTTCGGCATCGTTGGTCTCCGCGCTGTTCGAGCTGGGGGCGGATGTCCACGTGGCGATGCCGAACTACCGGCGGATGTTCCAGGGGGATGTCTTCAACCTCCATGAGAGGGAGCTGAGAAAATACCACGAAGTCCTGCCGGAGGCCCACATCCACCTGGCGGAGGACCGCATCTTCTACTACCGGGAACACGTCTACAGCAACCATGCGGAGGAAGCGATGAAGATCGCCCTCGTCTTCCAGCGGGAAGTCATCAACAACGTGGTTCCCCGGGTGCGCCCCGACCTCATCCACTGCAATGACTGGATGACGGCGCTCATTCCGGCCATGGCGCGCCGCCGTGGAATCAAGAGCCTCTTCACGGTCCATAACATCCACACCCGCCAGGTTTCCCTCGCTCAGGTGGAGGAAACGGGGATCGACGCCGCTGAGTTCTGGATGAACCTGTATTTCTCCGGTGCCCCTTCGAGCTATGATCACGCCCGTTCCCATGTGCCGGTGGATCTTCTGACGTCCGGCATTTTCGCCGCCCACTTCATCAATACTGTCAGCCCGCGATTCCTGTGGGAGATCGTGGAAGGCTGGCATCCCATGGTTCCCCACACCGTACGCCAGGAACTCCGCCACAAGTATCTGGCCGGTTGCTCCGACGGCATCCTGAATGCTCCGGATGTTTCCTACAACCCGCTCACGGATGATTCCCTTGCGTTGAATTTCGATGACAGTGATTTTGTCACCGGAAAGGCGGCGAACAAGAAGGCCCTGCAACTGGAACTCGGGCTGGAGGAGGATGAAACCGCGCCGATCTTCTTCTGGCCGTCACGCCTTGATCCGGTCCAAAAAGGTCCGGAACTGCTGACGAACACGCTTCATCGTCTGGTTTCGGAATACTGGAACCGCAACTTCCAGGTGGTCGTCGTGGCGGACGGTCCCCACCAACGCTGGATCCATGAGATTGTAGAACGCTTCAACCTGCATGAGCGGGTGGCCGTGCGGAACTTTGAGGAACGCCTGTCCCGGCTCGCCTACGCGGGTTCGGACTTCATGTTGATGCCATCCTTGTTCGAACCGTGTGGACTGCCGCAGATGACCGCGCCGATCTATGGCTCCCTGCCCATCGTCCATGCCACCGGCGGACTCTATGACACCGTGCGCAATCTGGATGCGAACACTTCGACCGGAAACGGCTTCCGGTTCGACACCTACGATGCGCGCGGCTTCCGCTGGGCGATCGACGAGGCGATGAAGTTCTTCGCCCTTCCGGCGGAGACGCGCGCCCGCGAGATCGGTCGTGTGATGAGAGAGAGCCTGAAGGAGTTCAGCCACAAGGAAGTCGCCCGCCGCTACATCGCCATCTACGAACAGATGCTCGCGCGTCCGCTGGTGGAGAAGGAAGCGGGAGAGGAAATCAAGGAAATCGCCGAGCGCGAGGCCCAGATGGTGCAGATGTGA
- a CDS encoding choice-of-anchor K domain-containing protein — translation MSPTRFLFICVGVIALVTSVREAKGQTISGNPSFLVSGRFTNPVEEGSNSLLVRDNNLSNGYNSGADTTDAPSGIATTGPAGAAFFQWGRASTSDTYAHPSALWFIPVDVTNAAPGKDFQIGYLYYRNGTIQSSTGASSVDMAFTFTFPSDGGTMNTSFTSNLVNTPNNGTAEQNADVVSLSNHFSPTGYKDSSGNAYYLELSFKMDADTLNTLSTGTEFRAYEGGTSRAEIIGRFTTTPNVAMVPEPSTLLIGLLGALPLISRRKR, via the coding sequence ATGTCCCCCACCCGTTTCCTGTTCATTTGTGTCGGCGTCATCGCACTGGTCACATCCGTGCGCGAAGCGAAAGGCCAAACCATCTCCGGCAATCCCTCCTTCCTGGTCAGCGGGCGCTTCACCAATCCCGTAGAGGAGGGGTCCAACAGCCTGCTTGTCCGGGACAACAACCTCTCCAACGGCTACAACAGCGGCGCGGACACCACGGACGCGCCATCCGGCATTGCCACGACAGGACCTGCCGGAGCCGCATTCTTCCAGTGGGGGCGTGCCTCCACCTCCGACACCTATGCACACCCGAGCGCGCTCTGGTTCATCCCGGTGGATGTCACCAACGCGGCACCGGGCAAGGATTTCCAGATCGGTTACCTCTACTACCGTAACGGCACCATCCAGAGCTCCACCGGAGCCTCTTCGGTGGACATGGCCTTCACGTTCACCTTCCCGTCGGACGGTGGCACCATGAACACCAGCTTCACCAGCAACCTGGTCAACACCCCGAACAACGGCACCGCGGAACAGAACGCCGACGTGGTCTCCCTCTCCAATCATTTCTCGCCCACCGGCTACAAGGACAGTTCCGGCAACGCCTACTACCTCGAACTGTCCTTCAAGATGGATGCGGACACGCTGAACACGCTTTCGACGGGCACGGAATTCCGGGCCTATGAGGGGGGCACCAGCCGCGCGGAGATCATCGGCCGCTTCACCACCACGCCCAACGTGGCGATGGTGCCGGAGCCCTCCACCCTGCTCATCGGCCTTCTCGGTGCCCTGCCTCTCATCAGCCGGCGCAAACGCTGA
- a CDS encoding aldehyde dehydrogenase (NADP(+)), whose translation MASSFHGGSLIAGKHLPPTAGGFTVFSPITLEDLPGEFFPASAEDVENAMTAARDAFRTFRTSSGEIRAGFLEAIAENLTTMRDILLERARLETGLPIPRLQSELDRTTGHLRMFAAIARDGSWLDLRHEPPLPDRKPSPRPDLKRVFRPIGPVVVFGSSNFPLAYSVAGGDTASALATGNPVVVKAHEAHPGTSELVAGAINAAVTEAGLPAGVFSMLQGSGKELGIPLVTHPATRAVGFTGSTHVGRIFIDAAAKRPDPIPVFAEMGSLNPVVILPSALDGDPEHIARLLASSITTDAGQFCTKPGIILVPDGSKSRHFLDLISAEVASIRPVPMLHRGIHSAFVEGSGKLRALSSVSVIACKEATPDSLEGSIQILRTDAESFLAESLLRQEYFGPLSIFVTWSGLGQIQHILHVLGGQLTATLFTADNDPEAVELIPLLEETAGRVILNGVPTGVEVNSAIQHGGPWPACSDSRFSAVGPSALLRFVRPVAYQNFPAGLLPDFNG comes from the coding sequence ATGGCTTCATCGTTTCATGGCGGGTCCCTGATTGCAGGGAAGCATCTCCCACCCACCGCCGGGGGATTCACCGTATTTTCTCCCATCACGCTGGAGGATCTGCCGGGCGAGTTTTTCCCGGCCTCCGCGGAGGATGTGGAGAACGCAATGACCGCGGCGCGGGATGCCTTCCGCACCTTCCGGACCTCCTCCGGAGAGATCCGGGCCGGATTCCTGGAAGCCATCGCCGAAAACCTCACCACGATGCGGGATATCCTGCTGGAGCGCGCCCGTCTGGAAACCGGCTTGCCGATTCCCCGGCTGCAATCGGAACTGGACCGTACCACAGGCCACCTGCGGATGTTCGCTGCCATCGCACGGGACGGATCATGGCTCGATCTCCGGCATGAACCGCCCCTGCCCGACCGCAAGCCGTCGCCGCGCCCCGATCTGAAGCGGGTGTTCCGCCCCATTGGTCCAGTGGTGGTGTTCGGCTCCAGCAACTTCCCACTCGCCTATTCCGTGGCCGGTGGAGACACCGCGTCCGCACTGGCTACGGGAAATCCAGTGGTGGTGAAGGCCCATGAAGCGCACCCCGGCACTTCCGAACTGGTCGCTGGCGCCATCAATGCGGCCGTCACCGAGGCTGGTCTGCCCGCTGGTGTATTCTCCATGCTCCAAGGCAGCGGCAAGGAGCTTGGCATTCCGCTCGTGACGCACCCTGCCACCCGGGCGGTCGGTTTCACCGGGTCAACCCATGTCGGCCGCATCTTCATCGACGCCGCAGCGAAGCGGCCGGATCCCATCCCTGTCTTCGCCGAGATGGGCAGCCTCAATCCCGTGGTGATCCTGCCCTCCGCCTTGGATGGGGACCCGGAGCATATCGCCCGTCTGCTGGCCTCCTCCATCACGACCGATGCCGGACAGTTCTGCACCAAGCCCGGCATCATCCTAGTGCCGGACGGGAGCAAGAGCCGACATTTCCTGGATCTCATCTCCGCGGAAGTGGCCTCCATCCGTCCGGTGCCCATGCTCCACCGGGGCATCCATTCCGCCTTCGTGGAAGGATCAGGGAAACTCCGGGCTTTGTCATCCGTCTCCGTCATCGCCTGCAAGGAGGCCACACCAGACTCACTGGAAGGTAGCATCCAGATTCTCCGGACGGATGCGGAGTCGTTCTTGGCCGAGAGCCTCCTGAGGCAGGAATATTTCGGACCTCTTTCGATCTTCGTCACCTGGTCCGGCTTGGGACAGATCCAACACATTCTTCATGTGCTTGGAGGGCAACTCACCGCCACATTGTTCACCGCAGACAATGATCCGGAGGCGGTGGAACTCATCCCCCTGCTGGAGGAAACCGCAGGGCGGGTGATCCTCAACGGAGTACCTACCGGCGTGGAGGTGAACTCCGCCATCCAGCATGGCGGACCGTGGCCGGCGTGCAGTGACTCCCGCTTTTCTGCGGTGGGGCCATCCGCGCTGTTGCGCTTCGTCCGACCGGTCGCCTATCAGAATTTCCCCGCCGGATTGCTTCCGGATTTCAACGGCTAG
- a CDS encoding C39 family peptidase, with translation MKRMMVVAVVAVSGWMGVLRAAESSMECKLDGLMAFPQVWEMTPEQLEKDFGGANGKLMKWLTKDKTRAKFSRKLYSNVEIDLKTLGGEVPLEEAVVDFAGGKVNVITFSVFNRGDGGDIPKEEFEKRFKACGAGMSKVLAAKPSVMKADRQQGLLSEGYRWASAAGIAVLEYNEGALADQPREFLRLRVSRKGATGGLAAAMLASRGGAAVKLSDLPANVVKEEDGSIHVAGLPMVDQGNKGYCVVASVQRLFEYFGIGADMHQIAAVSGADPEKGTSTMAMAQELDKIDYRFKTRLKILGMTAQKGGLVQVERDFVVGRPIDEAAFMKMVRTYVNNGLPLLWSLELGLFKEEPDLNPQTAGGHMRIITGYNDKDQSIIFSDSWGAGHEMKRMKMSEGYQATRGLFALQPTVR, from the coding sequence ATGAAGCGGATGATGGTGGTGGCCGTTGTGGCGGTGTCGGGCTGGATGGGTGTCCTGCGCGCGGCGGAGAGCAGCATGGAGTGCAAGCTGGATGGCCTGATGGCGTTTCCCCAAGTGTGGGAGATGACGCCGGAACAACTGGAAAAGGACTTCGGCGGAGCGAACGGCAAGCTGATGAAGTGGCTGACGAAGGACAAGACACGGGCGAAGTTCAGCCGGAAGCTCTATTCCAACGTGGAGATCGACCTGAAGACCCTTGGTGGCGAGGTGCCGCTGGAGGAGGCGGTGGTGGATTTCGCCGGTGGAAAGGTGAACGTGATCACCTTTTCCGTCTTCAACCGCGGGGATGGCGGGGACATCCCGAAAGAGGAGTTCGAGAAGCGCTTCAAGGCATGTGGCGCGGGGATGAGCAAGGTCCTTGCGGCGAAGCCGTCGGTGATGAAGGCGGACCGTCAGCAGGGTTTGCTTTCGGAAGGCTACCGCTGGGCGTCCGCTGCGGGCATCGCCGTTCTGGAATACAATGAGGGTGCGTTGGCGGACCAGCCCCGTGAGTTCCTGCGGCTGCGGGTTTCCCGGAAAGGTGCGACCGGCGGGCTGGCCGCCGCCATGCTGGCCAGCCGGGGCGGCGCGGCGGTGAAGCTGTCGGATCTGCCGGCGAATGTGGTGAAGGAGGAGGACGGCAGTATCCACGTCGCCGGGCTGCCGATGGTGGATCAAGGGAACAAGGGTTACTGCGTGGTGGCCTCCGTCCAGCGGCTTTTCGAATACTTCGGGATCGGCGCGGACATGCACCAGATCGCGGCCGTTTCCGGTGCGGATCCGGAGAAAGGAACCAGCACCATGGCCATGGCCCAGGAGCTGGACAAGATCGACTACCGCTTCAAGACGCGCCTGAAGATCCTCGGAATGACCGCGCAGAAGGGGGGACTTGTGCAGGTGGAGCGCGACTTCGTGGTCGGCAGGCCGATCGACGAGGCCGCCTTCATGAAAATGGTGAGGACCTACGTGAACAACGGTCTGCCGTTGCTTTGGTCGCTCGAACTCGGATTGTTCAAGGAAGAACCGGACCTCAATCCACAGACGGCGGGCGGGCACATGCGCATCATCACCGGTTACAACGACAAGGACCAGTCGATCATTTTCTCCGACTCTTGGGGAGCTGGGCATGAAATGAAGCGCATGAAGATGTCCGAAGGATATCAGGCGACCCGGGGCCTGTTCGCCCTGCAACCGACCGTTCGCTAG
- a CDS encoding right-handed parallel beta-helix repeat-containing protein translates to MRRVLLLALAAMFAGNLEAEILDLRKAPYSAAGDGTADDRAALAAAFSAAKKGDTILVPAGDYRMVLGKGRLTMPDGVTLLGEGGRSKFLLVSEGGKPEHREFLQPGSSSVVQGLTFSREENFAAVLFPLFGERDGITFRDCVFEGGVERFPGTYCHAFQVGNGSLKNLTLEKIELRGFTFGLFQANQATGSVEGVIVRQSLFEKNKSSDLEFNSPKGKMTDIRVEDCTFRDNLSKTPTGGFAVGFANVQRGSVERCRIDGYGAEALHVEDRSEDIRLSGNTIVGGSKIQTNGVILVVNDSRKVVIEGNYIDGRPNENKVHLVLVTAGGPKFPNPSDVSVKDNVLLNGAKTVKWYLQNGSGPEPSGNVVMGFQ, encoded by the coding sequence ATGAGGCGTGTCCTGTTGTTGGCATTGGCCGCGATGTTCGCGGGGAATCTGGAAGCGGAGATCCTCGATCTGCGGAAGGCCCCGTATTCTGCAGCAGGGGATGGCACGGCGGATGACCGTGCTGCCCTCGCCGCCGCCTTCTCCGCCGCGAAGAAAGGCGACACCATCCTCGTGCCCGCGGGTGACTACCGCATGGTGCTGGGCAAAGGCCGCCTTACGATGCCCGATGGCGTGACCCTGCTGGGTGAAGGCGGGCGCTCGAAGTTCCTTCTCGTCTCGGAAGGTGGCAAGCCGGAGCACCGGGAGTTCCTCCAGCCCGGCTCCTCTTCCGTAGTGCAGGGGCTGACGTTTTCCCGTGAGGAGAACTTCGCCGCGGTGCTGTTCCCGTTGTTCGGGGAGAGGGACGGGATCACCTTCCGGGACTGCGTTTTCGAGGGCGGCGTCGAGCGGTTTCCTGGAACCTATTGCCATGCCTTCCAGGTGGGCAATGGCTCACTGAAGAACCTGACGCTGGAAAAGATCGAGTTGCGGGGCTTCACCTTCGGCCTGTTCCAAGCCAACCAGGCGACCGGCTCCGTGGAGGGCGTGATCGTGAGACAATCGTTGTTCGAAAAAAACAAATCCTCGGATCTGGAATTCAACTCTCCCAAGGGGAAAATGACCGACATCCGGGTGGAGGACTGCACCTTCCGGGATAACCTGAGCAAGACCCCCACGGGCGGCTTCGCCGTCGGTTTCGCCAATGTCCAGCGCGGCTCGGTCGAGCGCTGCCGGATCGATGGCTACGGGGCGGAAGCCCTCCATGTGGAGGATCGTTCCGAAGACATCCGCCTCTCCGGCAACACCATCGTCGGCGGTTCGAAGATCCAGACGAACGGGGTCATCCTCGTGGTCAACGATTCCCGGAAAGTCGTGATCGAGGGCAACTACATCGACGGTCGCCCGAATGAAAACAAGGTCCACCTCGTACTGGTGACCGCAGGCGGTCCGAAGTTCCCGAATCCCTCGGACGTGTCCGTGAAAGACAACGTCCTCCTCAACGGCGCGAAGACGGTGAAATGGTATCTCCAGAATGGAAGCGGTCCGGAACCGTCCGGCAACGTGGTGATGGGATTTCAGTGA
- a CDS encoding cupin domain-containing protein, giving the protein MSAYRFTQPGEEEVEVIGGKTHLWHSKPGFTATEDLLFVRVLIQPGEGHSFHYHPNKEEIIYFISGTAEQWLENEMRVMGPGSSLYIPKGVVHATFNRSDSPIEFIAVITPASAEGPVTVEVGERPV; this is encoded by the coding sequence ATGTCAGCATATCGTTTCACACAGCCGGGAGAGGAAGAGGTTGAAGTCATCGGCGGCAAGACGCACCTGTGGCACTCGAAGCCCGGTTTCACGGCCACGGAGGACCTCCTGTTCGTCCGCGTGCTCATCCAGCCCGGCGAGGGCCATTCTTTCCACTACCACCCTAACAAGGAGGAGATCATCTACTTCATTTCCGGCACGGCCGAGCAGTGGCTGGAGAATGAGATGCGGGTGATGGGGCCCGGTTCGTCCCTCTACATCCCGAAGGGCGTGGTCCACGCCACCTTCAACCGCAGCGACAGCCCCATCGAGTTCATCGCCGTCATCACTCCCGCCAGCGCCGAAGGTCCGGTGACGGTGGAGGTGGGTGAAAGACCCGTCTGA